The proteins below are encoded in one region of Drosophila santomea strain STO CAGO 1482 chromosome 2R, Prin_Dsan_1.1, whole genome shotgun sequence:
- the LOC120445992 gene encoding histone H2B, giving the protein MPPKTSGKAAKKAGKAQKNITKTDKKKKRKRKESYAIYIYKVLKQVHPDTGISSKAMSIMNSFVNDIFERIAAEASRLAHYNKRSTITSREIQTAVRLLLPGELAKHAVSEGTKAVTKYTSSK; this is encoded by the coding sequence atgcCGCCGAAAACTAGTGGAAAGGCAGCCAAGAAGGCTGGCAAGGCTCAGAAGAATATCACCAAGACcgacaagaaaaagaagcgcaaGAGGAAGGAGAGCTATGCCATCTACATTTACAAGGTTCTCAAGCAGGTCCATCCTGACACCGGCATTTCATCTAAGGCGATGAGCATCATGAACAGCTTTGTAAATGATATTTTCGAGCGCATTGCTGCCGAGGCGTCTCGTCTGGCTCACTACAACAAGCGCTCGACCATCACCAGTCGAGAAATCCAAACGGCTGTTCGCCTGCTTCTGCCGGGAGAGTTGGCCAAGCATGCTGTCAGTGAGGGAACCAAGGCTGTCACCAAGTACACCAGCTCCAAATAA